The sequence CAAAATGCAGTAGATTTCTACCATGAACAATCACGCAAAACAAGATGCAATAGATGCTCTTGTTTCATCATCACATAAACTTCTACCATGAACAGATAAGGGAGGAAAATTCTCAGCAAAGAAAGTTCATCAAGGAAGCACGAGAAGTTAAGGGAGAGAAAGCAAAAGAGTAAGTAACTAATGGAGAAATATCACCTAcacaggagaagaaaagaaagacaagacaaaatatatacaaagaacGATTACAAAAGAATAAGATACGCAAATTTTACCAAACTAACACAAATGAAGGTCAGTACATATGGTTCAGGGTGTAGTCAATAAGCTTGAAGACGCAAGTTCGAATCCCATCTTCTGCGTATTTTTGAACttccatttttacaaagaatTTCATTCCTTCGCAAACAAGAGAAGAAGGTCAGCTTCGCACAAGAATTTCGCATACAAGAAAACTAGCACAGTTTGTCAAGaagcatgaatgcaagcagcaggtcgcaggatcaattcttgcttctcgcacatTTATTTTGTGCGACATTTATACATTTCAAGGATGCTAATTTCGCAAGCAAACCATGTACTTCGCGCGAGACGACAGcaacaacaaatcacatgaaagctaagtaccacttcgttgaacattttattttacttatagaaaataaaatatttttgatttgattgacaaaaAACGATACAATCGCAggactacaaagatttcaaaattacaaaaaccgagaaaattcaatttatatatttttccataatatttattttacataaaatgaaagatttttttatttacaaaACACGATACAATCgcaaaattacaaaaatttcataattacaaagatttcagaactacaatgtattagaatttctattgaatatttgctttgcttcgaatgatatgatattatgagaatgaaagaatgaatgaaagaaatgacagaaatgaaagaatgaatgaaagagtaaagaaacgcgaaaatttcgcaagagacaatctaagatccataaaaatctaagattagaatggggcgaacctttatggcgtacaccctagttcgcgaataaaatttgtAAGACCTAAattacgtcatagaagggggtacctgttgcatgactcatcgaaaaggttacaccgcccctgggaCCTGagccatggagatttggggtcaataaagcccatccaggagaggtaccttgtattttcaacctaagcttttgctttaggttggacgactaggggtctctcctaaggagtgcagaaatcgatcaaggcgccgaggtacacggttgagtcaagagtgcggggggcgttggagcctctttaccactcttgacaagtcttggcaaatgatgcactcggcccgaagaaaaccccacttagggtgtagtctcgtaaccataagccatataggcaaatgggataagaggctgcgaaaacaactggttgttgttaatactggatgggaggagctaaccttgtatggtagaagtacgcctccttgaaggggaaaccagggggaagataagggcggcaccctccattagggagcttataagtgtcttaagacgcaaatgtcatgaggattcttactcacgggagtatcaaggcttgtcatatttgtgcgacaatcctgaagaggcaataatacaaaagagaaagataagacgaaatCAATAGGTCAGTACATGAAAgtgtaaggacgtcctgcgatttcgtcgcaagacggcaatgtcatggggctttattttcgcaagaatatttaggcctgtcatattgtcgcaacaatcctgaagaggcaataatactaaagaaaaagttaaggcaaaatcaatgggtttttgcatgaaagtgcaaagacgtcctgcgattttgtcgcaatgacaagaggtggaataataagacctttaactaggaaggcaaaataagaccacaaaaGAGGGTACGCAAATAAACTTGCGAAGATGATTATattaagcaaataagcttgcgaatatgtacgtggaaatgaaactgaggcagtgaaaatgccgcaaacttgatattatgatcatactgttatgagatactaatagtgcaggaaagaggaaagatgaaccacaagtaagaacttgtgaggaacaataactacacgaagaggaatgcatacactaaagaaaaaggcagagaaatgaagaatggaagcaatttaaagctacatcaattttagacggcaaaatgagttaagtaacacaaacattaactatacattgcaatagataagcattctcatcatacaagcatcatactcgcatcataaaaacatcgcataagcatttcatggcataaacatcgcatacacatttcataacataatcatcacataagcattatattcgcacaagtactttacaaaactgcacggaataatatttcagaatttcgcaataatatcgcagaatttagtagaattattcagaatttcgcaagattattcagaacttcacaaaatgattcataatttcgcagaatgattcaaaatttcgtagaatgtgtcaaaatttcgcagaatgtgattcttccgaatgatgtgattatctcgctcaattatttcgcacaattataagcaacttgaagagattatattatcgcatgagcacaaaacatgagacagaggcaagataagaatgaagaaacaattcgcacattcaacattttctcaagcattctaccctcatagataaagaacagaggcaactagggattaccaagaaaacattttatgttctttatctcctcggcaagaatcatttccaaaatgtacgttcactaatgaacaacaagaatcctcaccaaaaatagagtaataatttcgcaagaaTAGAGGCAAtaattattattctcattcaaggacggatacttcttatatatttcgaggattgagtacttcttatatttcttcaaggatacttcatacttcttatacttcaagggttgatacttattatttacttcgcaacactccggaacttcacaaaagaatagaggcaagtacgtacttttcaagtccagtattctttcgctcgttccttcatcaacaaagatcaaagactactccaacaacacgtatctcgctcctacaactacaacaacggattttttcctgaagatctctcttcaagcaatattcaagaaaaaagaggcaagatgtaggatccaaatatcgcacaagtatttgtaagtgtgcgagattcataaaaggttGTGCGATAACGTCGCAGGAGGataagaaataaaaggaaatatgaaataaaaggaaatatgagctgtcacccactaggtagaatcctatataaagagaaaggtaggagagagaaatggAGAACtggattattattatcttcttcttccttattcaACCAAgatctccaaatactcattaatggagtctcaattgtaatccgtatgtaattacaaacaattgtagtgaagatccctaaccccgtggatgtagatcacattgatcgaaccacgtaaatcttgtgtcttattttctattttcattatatttatctttattttcatatcaaataagtttagatctagaaattattatcatgatattatagggggtgtgttgtgggatttcctgcaactacaagggaagcacaagccaagatgaatgctgacaaaaGGAGGGCTCGTAcccgtggtggtggtagtggtagtggtggtggtcgtgAAAATGTTAAACGGGGCCGTGGTcatggtcgtggtggtgaatgaatgcattcctagtttatttctttatgttgtggtaaACAAAcgttaaggtttatgggacatgttttcgtttttggacaaaaaatgttggatttctagttgttgaatgaatggtttcttTATCTATGTAAAGTTTCAATCATTCCGCCGGAAGGGTATTGAGTTATTTAATTGTTAAGTTACAGTGCCGACTAAACCAGGACCGACAAAGTTGTGAATTGGCAGACTGCCGGCCATGACAGCAGAAGAAGAAACATATCAGGGTCGGAAAGGTAAGAAAATACATACCTTTCTGACTATTGAATAGTCGGAAACGTGATGAACAAATTCCGCGCCGACTAAAAAGAGCAGAAAATGACCTTCTCCTGTGCTACAAAAATTATAAAGTCGGGAGGGTAAGAAAATTACAACCCCGTCGACTATAAGTTAGTCGGCAATGTATAAAACAAGTACCCTTCCGGCGGTATGCAGCTGAAAATGACTTCTCCTGTGTTACAAAAATCATAAAGTCGGCAGGGTAAAAAAATTACTACCCTACCGACTATGTGTTAGTCGGCATTGTATTAAACAAATACCTTGCTGGCGGTATGCAGCTGAATATGACATCTCCTGTGTTCGAAAATTGTTATAGCCGACAGGGTAAGAAAATTACGACCCTCCCGACGGTGTGTTAGTCGGCATATTTGGGAAACAAAAACCCGGCCAGcgagttcaaaattcaaattttgacaagtacaattgcattgattgactaccATAACGGCCgaatttgggcaccatcctataaatacactaattctctctacaaaacaacacacacctatTTTCATATACTCTCCAAAGATCATATCATCATATAATCCATTtaactcacccaatagctctACATACAATAAtgacatcatttgattcaaatgaagatctatccatcaccaaagcatggtatgcggaaaCTCGGGTTAGAAttcagtcctccgtaagggtggatgtcgtaaccttttgggctagggtatacaacaaatataggcaagagtttgggaatcctaatggaagaagtgttcaacaagtccatgataggcacctagtcatcgaaaatgcgatacttgcttttttatcTATCCAAAAACGGATTTTGAACGCTAGTCACTTTGGATTGTCCATTGAACAAtatgtaagtatttttgtggtttattttacgtgatccatcttgtttgatcttcctactaaacaccactaataaaataagtttgtgttttgtttttgtagcatgaagtcgtcaaagcgcgctacttggaggaaaagggggaagcattcgcattcgacgCAAGATATcaattcatggtatccaaaatcccggagtGTGCCCCGGACTTCATGGAGGGTGGATCGGACTGGGATTCCTCCgaggaagattgatggttttagaagtttttttgtaggttttgtgggtaaatctccatgtaaaccctcatgagactataactcgtccacttgggtcgcctaggggttcaaaggcttgatgcacatgctaagttcATTCGTTGTTCCAATGACAAGGAGTtggattttatgtttcaatcaatgtagtaaccaaattTGCATGAATAACgtgaattacatcttcccatCCTCTGTTTTTTATTGAATATAACTAAAGGTCGGCAAGGTTACACTGGCGACTATTAGACAGCCGATAATGTTAGAAATTATTTGTGTGCCGACTATTAGTCGGCCGACAGGGTAAGAAATATTTATATGCCGATTATATGATAGCCGACAGTGTAGGAAATATTTATATGCCGATTATAAGATAGTTGCCCAGGAtagtcggcatcttcttcattcataaACCTTGCCGGCCAAAAATAGTCGGCGTTTTCTTTATCCGTAAACCTTACTGGCCAATGTTAGTCGGCACCATATTCAATCGTAGACCTTTCcgattttttacattttcagaaccAAATTTTTTGATCGAACTCATAACACAAAAGGTTTAATCTACTGAATTCATAatttcataagttttaatctaaactcaattaattaagtaAATCAaaattttagtgttaattaaaaaagggtatattagccatttagaaaacaCATGATTAAGGGGTGgcttgttttacttcaaaatgacccaggttttgtctcattaggtataccccaattaatctgggtataccccaatttgacCAGGCTTTTCAACTTCCCATAATTGAGAAATGATGACAACATCTATATTATAAGGAAGAAGGCTGTCTGTCTATGGGTCAATTAGGACCATTAATTTAGGTCATCCAACATCAGCGATTGATTGTTAGATGTTTGACTCAAAGTCAAAGATGGCCGTTGATTTAAGACATCATGCGGTCAAGATAGTATGTTACGTCAAATATTTTGATTGTGTCGCGGCCCAAGCCAAAGCTAACCCTTGCCTCACCGTTAATCTGCTAATCTGTCATGAGCCCTCACCGTTAGTCACAATATAACCGCAGTTTCCATATGAATCACAAATTTCTTGATATAACTATGTTTCCTGATCTTCGTAAAACTATGTTACTTTATTAAGACTATGTTAACCAATAATACTAACATTACGAAGATGTATTTATACTATGACCAAAACTATGTTTCCTGCTTCTGGTGTTAAGAAGATTTATTTATAAAACCTTAATGCAGCTTTTCATTACAATAAGGGATCCATCTAACGATTTCTGTATATTGATTGTTTTCTAATCAATAATTTTTGTCGGATTGCTATGAGGTACGCATTAAACTAATTCTGTATAATTTTTTATATCTGGTACAAAGTTAACCGATTATTGTATGAACTTTtttacaaaacctaaaaaaaaaaaattatttcaggACACCAATTCATCCCCTCGGACATTCAACCAGACAATTCATCCCCGTCGGACATTCAACCAGACAAAACAGAACTTGTAAAAAAGGAAATATCAAAGGTAAAATTATAATCATCAGAATTACAATAATATAAAAGAGAAAATAATTTTGCGTATAAGTATAAGCACCACAATAATATTGTATGAGAAATAAGTATTGAGTTAGAACAGAAAATAATTTTGCGTTTATTGTTTACAGGCAAGATCTTTGGGACAAAAAGCACGTTGGGAAAAAGAGAGACAAAGGAAAAATAATCAACAAGGAACTATACTGAACCAAGATGTGGAATTAGAATTTAACAACATACATCAACGAGATAATGCTTCTGCCAATGAGCAGCATAATCGCACAGAAGAATATCCAATAATGCAAACCCGAATTCAGTTATCTCATGGGAAGGAGGTATCAAAGGTAACATTGATATTATGTTAAATAAAACATTGATTTAGACCAACAACTAACTACTTTTATAATTTACAGGCAAGATCGTTGGGACAAATTGCACGCTggaaaaaagagaaacaaaaaaaaatgaatcatgAAGGAGCATTAGTCAAGCAATGTGTGCAGCTAGAATGTGAACATGTACATCTACAAAATAATGTTTCTGCCAATAAGTAAGGTGATCCATTGAAAGAGCATAAAATGCAGACACAGGCAAGAAAACACCTAAACTCTATAATGATATTTAAGTAGTTTATAAACATTTGAATTTAAACAATAATGTTGTATATATCTTTACTTAGTAAACTCCTGGTGTACCAATGACTGTTGTTCTTGGCATTTAGGCATTCAAGTAGTTTATAACTAACTGAAAATAAACATGTAATtgcaaatatatattttgggtagtttATAAGCATTTCAAATTGCTAATTTCAAATAACAGGATGCATTGTGCGCACAACAAGCACATCGACAAGGAGGTAATCCACAAACAGATCATCGCGATAGAGATAAAGAAGAAATACAAGATAGACATCCTAAAAAAATCGAATCAGACAGGAATCAATTTGTTACACAGAGAGCTAAGGTATTGTTTTCAATAATTTTATTTTGAAACAATTTATCCAACCTTTCCTAACACAATTACCGTTGAATGCTTGATCACTCATTTACTTAAAATGACAGGAAAGGATGAAATTATCCCAACGCCGACGCCGAATTAGAGAATTGGAGCAACGACCAAAAAAGGAGACATTACCATCAGTATCATCGGTAAAGTTAATTTGCAGTCGTAGCAATAATATTCTGTAAAGAACAAAATGAGCTAGAACAACAACTTATTTTACGCTTATACAGGCAAGATCCTTGGGACAAAAAGCACGTTggcaaaaagagagagagaaaaaaatattcaGCAAGGACTTACACTGAACCAAGATGTGCAAATGGAGATTGAGCAAGTACAGATACAAGGAAGTGCTTCAGCCAGTGATCATGGTGATAGAAAAGAAGAACATTCAATGCAAACTCAAAAGCAAGCAACAAAATGAAAAGGAAAGACGCCGATACAATTACAGgtcagaaaatatgcaaaatgatattatCTTCAAATGATTCATTTATGACCACCTTAGAATTAATATCAGTTGTAATAGCACAGGATGGTCATCgccccaaaaaattaaaaatagtaCAACCTCCCGTGCTATGTGTAGAGTCAACAAATCCTGACATTGAGGCCGCGTGCGGCGATCAGGCAAGTGATTTTTTTGGAAATCCAATTGGAAATTGTTTATATACGCGATTGAAAACAAAAATCACGTGGTTTTATGTACCTTTCTTTTGTTGCAGCTGAATTCACCAGAAGTGGAGAGCAACGTTCATATAGGTCCAACCAGTGCACAATCTTCCACAACAGAAAACGAAATGTAATTTCATCATATTCACAAATGTTAATTTCATACGGATTCTATCTGGATCTTCATCTAATGATGTGGTTTCACATTTATTACTCATCTAATGATGGGCAATTTTCTATAATTTAAAGTTATTCATCTAATGACGTGTTTTGACGTTTCTTTCTCAACAGGTCTGTACCAATTCCAGACGTATCATCTGATGAGTACACTGATCATTACTATTCTTCAGATGACATTCTTGAAGATGAAAACAACGATGTACTAACACAATTCAGTAATGTACGTACAAACGCTGGAAATAAACGTAAATCTGGAAGGAAGGCACGTTCAACTGTTAATGAGGATAGAAGAAATTATCTTGGAAAAATGGATGTTCCATGTCCATTTTGTGGTGCATTGCATTGGATTGATGAGAAATTGTCTGATTCATCGTTTAAGAATCCTGAATTAGGGACATACTGTCACAAAGGAAAAATTCAATTACCGCCACTACGTGAACCTCCTCCGGAAATAATGGAGTTATTCGAAGGAAATGACTATCGTTCAAGATTGTTTCGACAAGGTATCAGAAATTTCAATGCTGCTAACGCATTTACATGTCTGGGATGCAAATATGACACAAGGGCAGCAAAGGGAAGTGGCCCACCCTGCTTCTCAATACACGGTGAATTGCAACATTACAGTGGATCGCTGATGCCAAAACAAATAGGCGATGCTATTTACTCTCAACTATTTTTATATGATCCAGCTCATGCATTGTCCATACGTGAAAAAAGAAATAAGGATCTAGATAGAGAAATATTTAGTATCATCCAAGATACTCTATTGAAACACAGCAGATTCATTCCTTTGTATCGTCACGCATAcgatatcttgaaagataggcAGGCTTCATCTGACAAAACAGTTCAAGTGTCACTGCATTTTAATGAGAACTCAGATCAGCGTCGTTATAATTTGCCAGCGGTTGAAGAAGTATATGTTATCGTTCTTGAAAAACCAGGAGATGTGACAACAACTCGAGATATTCTGTTGCATCTAAAAGATGGAAACGGCTTAACAATAATAGATGAATGCAATCCTGCTTACCTACCTttacattatgttttgttattcCCTTACGGAGATCTAGGTTGGAGCATTGAGCTTGCACAATGGGATGTGGATGAAAAAAATATACAGATACACGAATATCTCATATGCAGTACTTCAGTTACCGGCTCTTCCAACGGAGATCAGAATATTCAACAATCCTAAGAGGTGGAAAGCTACTCCAGGAAATTCATAGTGGATGCTTGGGCTTCGACAGAACAAAATCGTTTGGATCATATCAAATTTCACCAAGGAAAGTTACGCGCGGATCATTATGGTTCCATAATAAAAATGAAAGAAGACGGGATAACGCCTAATAAAGGAGGTACACCATGCGTTTTACTGTCATCACATATTGGAAGTCCGAGGCACATGTACGAAATTTACCAAGATTCGATGGCAGTTACACGTTTTAACCATCATCCTGATTTTTTTCTGACAATGACTGCAAATCCGAAATGGCCAGAAATCCAAGATGCGCTTCTAGAGCGCCAACATGCGTGTGATCGTCCTGATTTAGTGGCACGGGTTTTTGAATTAAAAAGGAAGGCGCTTATGGAGGAGATAACCAAGAAAGATGTGTTTGGAAAAGTTGTAGCTCATGTCCACACTATAGAATTCCAGAAACGGGGGCTACCACATATGCATCTGCTGATATTTTTAGAAAAATCAGAGAAAATTTGTACTGTTCAACAGGTTGATAAATATGTATCAGCGGAATTTCCTGACGAGAATGAAGATCCAGTTCTCTTTGATACTGTCAGAAAGTGCATGGTTCACGGACCATGCGGTGATCGGAATCCAGAGTCTCCTTGCATGAAAAACGGAAAATGTACTAAAAACTACCCTAAGAAATACAATGATACTACGTGTCTAGATAGTGGCGGATACCCAGTATATCGTCGAAGAGATGATGGAAGAGAAGTTATCGTCCGCAATGGACGTAAAGCATACAACACTGACGTTGTACCTTATAACCCACACTTATCAAGAATGTTCAACTGCCATATAAATGTGGAAGTATGCGCCGGAGTAAGAGCAGTCAAATACATAAACAAGTACATCTACAAAGGATATGATAAAACCACAGTTGTTGTTGGAGCAAAAGATGAGGTACAAATGTACATTGATGCAAGGTATATTGGACCGCCGGAAGGTGCATGGCGTTTATTCGGTCACTCAATGCATAAGGAAGAACCAAATATCGTCAGATTGGCGATACATTTGCCAGGAAAACAAAGAATTATCTACGAATCAGAAGGAACAATACAAGGGGTTACAGATAAGGCTGAGAACTATAAGTCAACCTTGATGGCTTATTTTGAATATTATACTGAAAATCCAACGGCACTCGCATATACCTATTAAGAGTTTCCACACCACAACACTTTGTATGGAGTAAAAAAGTGGAAAACCAGGCAACGGGGTTTTGCGATTGCTACAATGTATTTTTTTCTCCCAATGCCGGAGAATTGTACTATTTGAGATTGTTGCTGACCGTTGTTGCTGGTGCAGATTCATTTGACAGTCTCAAAACAGTTAACGGTGAACTGTGCCCTACATTCAAGAAAGCGTGCATAGAACTTGGATTACTAGAACATGATGGAGAACCGCTGGCGCTTCTTGAAGAGGCCGCCGATATCCAAACAGGCAGTCAGCTACGGAAACTATTCAAAATCGTCATATCTGACTGCAACCCAACAGAACCAGAAATATTGTGGGAAAAGTTTGGGAAGAAAATATGCGACGATCTCCCTCATGGATTGAGAACAATGTTTGACATTCAAAATCCAACGGATGAACAGACTTTAAATTATGGATTGTACCTCTTGGATAGATTGTTGCGTGAAGGCGGAAAAAAACTAAAACATTTTTCTAACATGCCACGGCCAAAAGAAAATTGGGGTAAGATAATTGGCAACAGGTTGTTATGTGAGCATAGGCAACTTCAGTTTGCAATCCAACAACCAGAACTTCGAAGAAATATTGCAAGCTTGAATCCAGAACAGTTATCAGCATACAATAAAATAACAGAGTCTGTACAACAAAGGGATGGCCGTACTTTTTTTCTGAATGGAATCGCAGGGACGTGGAAAACTTTCGTATATAATACTGTAGATGCAAGCTGCCGATTCAATGGCGACATAGTTCTTACCCCGTTGCATCATCAGGTACTTCTCCAATGCTTTTAACCGTGCAATTTACTTTTAAATAAGATAATTACCTGACAATGACCAATATTTAAAAAGATTGTTAGTACTTCCATGTCGTAATATGTTACAATCATTAAAGCATTTACATATGTCATAATGATTCATAAGGATTATCCTTTTGTCTTTACAGATGTTATTGTTTATTTGGTTGGCTGAAATTCATGTCATTAAATTACCGCTTAACTGCTCATTGCTTTTAGGTTCTACACCATGAATGTTTTTGTTAATTGTAAATTTTTATACCTAATGATCTTTATGGTTACTTTATTACAAGGTATTGCTTCATTACTTTTGGTTGGGGGTAGAACAGCACATTCAACATTCAAGATCCCAGTAGAGATCAACGAAACCAGCGTATGTTCAATTCCTAAACAAAGCAAAGAAGCTGCATTTCTTAGAGAAGTCAAACTGATTACATGGGATGAAATGCCAATGCAGAATAGATATTGTGTAGAATCAGTTAATAAACTAATGCAAGATGCATGTGAAAACGAACTACGTTTTGGCGGTATTAACGTTGTTATGGGGGGAGACTTCCGCCAAACTTTACCAGTTATACCAAATGGAGGACGCGCAGATGTCGTAGGAGCATGTGTTAGAAGCTCCATACTCTGGAATGATATAATAGTTCTGACACTTACAAAGAATATGCGTCTTGATCAGTGCAATCCAGAAAACATAGCTTTCGCCGAATTCTTGCTCGAGGTAATATTTGTTCACACTGCATTTTAAAAATATTGAaacaaaaaagattaaaaataataTTTAACTTATACGTTATGCCAATTTATGATAGGTCGGATCAAAAGCTGATGAAAAAGTACAACTCCCTTCATCAGTACATAGATGCAAAGACATGAAAGAGTTGATATCTAAACTGTACCCCTCTTTAGGGACATCTAATCAAGTGTCACCTGAAGAATTAACCGAGAGAATCATCTTATCAGCACGAAATGATGATGTTAACGATATTAACACGGAAGCATTGAATATTTTAGATGGAGAGACGTTCACTTATTTAGCCGCAGACAGATTGAATCCCGACGAAAGTGGCATAGTCCCAAATTATAGCAGCGAATTTTTACAGAATTTAAATCCACCAGGAATGCCCTTATTCAGGCTAAATCTTAAAATT comes from Papaver somniferum cultivar HN1 chromosome 7, ASM357369v1, whole genome shotgun sequence and encodes:
- the LOC113300036 gene encoding uncharacterized protein LOC113300036; translated protein: MSVPIPDVSSDEYTDHYYSSDDILEDENNDVLTQFSNVRTNAGNKRKSGRKARSTVNEDRRNYLGKMDVPCPFCGALHWIDEKLSDSSFKNPELGTYCHKGKIQLPPLREPPPEIMELFEGNDYRSRLFRQGIRNFNAANAFTCLGCKYDTRAAKGSGPPCFSIHGELQHYSGSLMPKQIGDAIYSQLFLYDPAHALSIREKRNKDLDREIFSIIQDTLLKHSRFIPLYRHAYDILKDRQASSDKTVQVSLHFNENSDQRRYNLPAVEEVYVIVLEKPGDVTTTRDILLHLKDGNGLTIIDECNPAYLPLHYVLLFPYGDLGWSIELAQWDVDEKNIQIHEYLICSTSVTGSSNGDQNIQQS